A genomic region of Caulobacter sp. NIBR2454 contains the following coding sequences:
- a CDS encoding winged helix-turn-helix transcriptional regulator, with protein sequence MSLKMRKNRGAPPPEPCDLTECMAVLSGAWAANVIWHLREGPRRFSELRADIPPVSAKVLSQRLRELRDRGVLERQVLPTSPPSVEYALTPLGGELIPALTAIVEVGHRLKSRDVGSGR encoded by the coding sequence ATGAGCCTCAAGATGCGCAAGAACCGCGGCGCGCCGCCGCCTGAGCCGTGCGACCTGACGGAGTGCATGGCGGTGCTTTCCGGGGCCTGGGCGGCGAACGTCATCTGGCATCTGCGCGAAGGGCCTCGGCGGTTCAGCGAGCTTCGCGCCGACATTCCGCCGGTTTCAGCCAAGGTCTTGTCCCAGCGGCTGCGAGAGCTGCGAGATCGGGGCGTGCTGGAACGCCAAGTCCTGCCGACCTCGCCGCCTTCGGTGGAATACGCCCTGACCCCGCTCGGCGGCGAGCTCATTCCCGCTCTCACGGCGATCGTAGAGGTGGGGCATCGCCTGAAGTCGAGGGACGTCGGTTCAGGGCGGTGA
- the gstA gene encoding glutathione transferase GstA — translation MRLYFKPGACSLASRIVLIELGRDFTAVSVDTDAGRTEDGRDYRAVNPRGYVPALELDDGRVITENPALLQYLGDLEPGLLTPPAGSWDRVRLQEALNFISSELHKAFSPFFQGEATGDRLASAQAHLSRRVGEVERMLDGGSAYLLGDRMSVADVYLFVVLNWAGFIGFELQDWPRVSDFMARMGERPSVQAALTQEGLLKAAA, via the coding sequence ATGCGCCTCTACTTCAAGCCGGGAGCCTGCTCGCTCGCGTCCCGGATCGTTCTCATCGAGCTTGGCCGGGACTTCACGGCGGTCAGCGTCGATACCGACGCGGGCCGGACCGAGGACGGCCGCGACTATCGCGCCGTAAACCCGCGCGGATACGTGCCGGCGCTGGAACTCGACGACGGCCGGGTGATCACGGAGAACCCCGCGCTGCTCCAGTATCTGGGCGACCTGGAGCCGGGGTTGCTGACGCCGCCCGCCGGAAGCTGGGATCGGGTGCGGCTTCAAGAGGCGCTGAACTTCATCTCCTCGGAGCTCCACAAGGCGTTCTCGCCCTTCTTCCAAGGCGAGGCGACTGGGGACCGCTTGGCCTCCGCCCAGGCTCATTTGAGCCGCCGCGTCGGGGAGGTGGAGCGGATGCTGGATGGCGGGAGCGCCTATCTTCTCGGTGATCGCATGTCGGTGGCGGACGTCTACCTGTTCGTCGTCCTCAACTGGGCGGGGTTCATCGGTTTCGAACTCCAGGACTGGCCGCGCGTGTCCGACTTCATGGCCCGCATGGGCGAGCGCCCGTCGGTCCAGGCCGCCCTGACGCAGGAAGGCCTGCTGAAGGCCGCCGCATGA
- a CDS encoding tautomerase family protein, with protein sequence MPYVNIKITREGATREQKAKLIAGVTDLLVQVLDKSPATTFVVIDEVAFEDWGVGGLPVDEYRRRTSGSERT encoded by the coding sequence GTGCCTTACGTCAACATCAAGATCACCCGCGAGGGCGCCACGCGCGAGCAGAAGGCCAAACTGATCGCGGGCGTCACCGACCTTCTCGTCCAGGTGCTCGACAAGTCGCCCGCCACAACCTTCGTCGTCATAGACGAAGTGGCTTTCGAGGATTGGGGAGTCGGCGGCCTGCCGGTCGACGAGTACCGGCGGCGCACCAGCGGTTCGGAAAGGACGTAG
- a CDS encoding nuclear transport factor 2 family protein, which yields MTAAAFAEISEVLADYFDGLHHCDVEKLASVFHPKALYATADETPLLHRTMDEYLPVVAARQSPASRGEPRRDHIDEIQLAGDNTAHARVRCSIGDRDFVDFLSLVRTDGQWRIIAKIFQIIERQA from the coding sequence ATGACCGCCGCCGCCTTCGCCGAGATCAGCGAAGTCCTCGCGGACTATTTCGACGGCCTCCACCACTGCGATGTCGAGAAGCTGGCGTCGGTCTTTCATCCCAAAGCCCTCTACGCGACGGCCGACGAAACGCCGCTCCTCCACAGGACCATGGACGAGTACCTGCCCGTCGTCGCGGCCAGGCAATCGCCCGCTTCGCGAGGCGAGCCGAGGCGAGATCACATCGACGAGATCCAGCTGGCCGGAGACAACACCGCCCACGCCAGGGTCCGATGCTCGATCGGGGACCGGGATTTTGTCGATTTCCTGTCGCTGGTCCGCACCGACGGCCAGTGGCGGATCATCGCCAAGATCTTCCAGATCATCGAGCGCCAAGCCTAG
- a CDS encoding site-2 protease family protein codes for MPSFSLFNGLSRNGLILIVAFVGLGAMLAYAPSGPLTFAFVLAGWMVSVGVHEFGHAYVAWKAGDTEVVGKGYLSFDPLKYADLSTSLILPLIALALGGIGFPGGAVYLREDLMRSRTGRSLSSLAGPLGTLLVLVVLALIVGVGWRPEGSPVVTALAFLAFLQGTALILNLLPIPGLDGYGVLRPWLPAAVQRTVRKFEALGILVLLALLFLVPGASGLLIGGAVTLTDGLGVPREAIALGWDAFMFWK; via the coding sequence GTGCCTAGCTTTTCCCTGTTCAACGGCCTGTCCCGCAACGGCCTGATCCTCATTGTCGCGTTCGTCGGGCTGGGGGCCATGCTGGCCTATGCGCCGTCGGGGCCGCTGACCTTCGCCTTCGTGCTGGCGGGGTGGATGGTCAGCGTGGGGGTGCATGAGTTCGGGCACGCCTATGTGGCGTGGAAGGCCGGCGACACCGAGGTGGTGGGCAAGGGCTATCTGAGCTTCGACCCGCTGAAATACGCCGACCTGTCGACCAGCCTGATCCTGCCGCTAATCGCCCTGGCGCTGGGCGGGATCGGGTTTCCGGGCGGGGCGGTCTATCTGCGCGAGGATCTGATGCGCAGCCGCACGGGGCGGTCGCTGTCGTCCCTGGCCGGACCGTTGGGGACGCTGCTGGTGCTGGTGGTGCTGGCGCTGATCGTGGGCGTCGGCTGGCGGCCGGAGGGCTCGCCAGTGGTCACCGCCCTGGCGTTCCTGGCGTTCCTGCAAGGGACGGCGCTGATCCTGAACCTGCTGCCTATCCCGGGGCTGGATGGCTATGGCGTGCTGCGGCCGTGGCTGCCGGCGGCGGTGCAGCGAACCGTGCGCAAGTTCGAGGCGCTGGGGATTCTGGTGCTGCTGGCGCTGCTGTTCCTGGTTCCAGGGGCGTCGGGGCTGCTGATCGGCGGGGCGGTGACCCTGACCGACGGGTTGGGCGTGCCGCGCGAGGCGATCGCTCTGGGCTGGGACGCTTTCATGTTCTGGAAGTAG